The stretch of DNA CCTCCAGAGCATGTGTCACAGGTTTAATATAGAAATATAGACTGTAGTTCTTAATGTCTTTGAAGTACTACTGTAAatagtttctgttgtttttaatatagTCGTGATAAGGGTAACAGACATTATGTTTGCACTATTGTTGGTTGTTGTAGTTGCTCCTAGACTGTGGAACAGTCCTctctttatcattattattactgttgatatttttaaaactcattaaaaacatgtttttatgttgtggtttttaaacTGAACTGACATTAttggttttatatttttatttatttgatctcATTTTCTTTTACTTGTGTAAACTTTTATAACTTCTCTACAGGACTTTGGTCaacgtttgtttttaaatgtgcttgATAAATAATTgacctacagtatatacagtatgctcAGAGGTAATAATAGTTCACCTCATCTACACCCAACAAAAATTTAAACGcacaaagtaatttttttttaaatatttattatcaaTCAGGAAATATTTCAACAGTCATTCTTGTCTTATTAACAGAAACATGTTATTATGGGCTGAACCCACCAGCGCTACATGTCTGACACATACAGtcaacagacaaacaataattcataattattgTTCATTCCTCTAAACTGGCAGCATTTCATTATGTTCAGTCAGTGTTTGGTCATTGTTTATGTATGGGACAGACACCAGCACTCCTCATGACCTGTACAGTAACTAGTGGGTTTTAAACTATTCAAAAGTACATTTGAAAAGTTTCTTCTGCAGCAGATGAACTTTGTTAGTCAGATGAAATGAGTCAGACTTGTTTAGAAGAGTAAATATTTCTCAGTAATCATCTTAGTGGGTGGGACGCTCTCTACGAGCTTTGTTAGCGTCACACGTGTTACAGTATCATAGATCTCATATTACATCTGCTATTGTAAAAGCTCACAGTGTTTCTGATCTCTACAGGATCGTTCGCTTCCCCTGGCAGATCAATGAGGAAAAGGTTCGACGGGTTTTTAAGGAGGCTCTAAAGATCTGGAGCGAGGTCACCCCACTAACATTCACTGAGATCCACAGTGGGAAAGCAGACATCCACATTGACTTCACCAGGTGGGGGTTGATTCACAATCATTAAAAAGTGAATATTACTGTCATTTAGCCCCTGCCCTGACAAAAGGAGCAAACAGTAGGTCAGAATGGATGAATATtagttattaaataaaatgtgaatctGAATCTGACCAGAGCccaattcattatttattatgttgaaaactaaaaacattcaaaagctTGTAAAATATCATTAAGTGAACACAACACTGGTAAATATGTACATTTATAACTCTAACgacttgaattaaattaaaggcAAATACAGTCAAACTAAAACACATGGTGAATATTGTTACTGgtgtttacatacatttttgatcTGAATATCTTCTATATTACTCTCAAAGATCAGGTTGTTGAGTTTTATCATAAGTGATTTGACTGTTCCATGAGTTGATAACATTAGAATCCTTTGTTTTATGCTGAGAAGATTTACATCACACTTCAAATAAAGCCACACAAATACTTTATATGTAATCATTTTACTGTGTCTAAAGATTGAAAACTGAACGCTCTCGAAATGTGACAAGTTATTTTGCACAAAATGGGATGCAGAGTAGACACTTTTCTAACATCACCCTGTGACCCTATGACCTTGTGACCATGTGACCCTGTGACCCTGACCCTATGACATATGACCCTAtgaccatgtgaccatgtgacatCACCCTATGACCCTATGaccatgtgatcatgtgacatCACCCTATGACCCTGTGACCCTATGACCCTGTGGCCTTGTGACCCTATGACCATGTGACGTCACCCTGTGACCCTGTGACCCTGACCCTATGACATGTGACCCTATGACCATGTGCACATGTGACATCACCCTATGACCCTGTGACCCTATGACCATGTGGCCTTGTGACCCTATGACCATGTGAACCTATGACCCTGTGTCCCTATGACCATGTGACCCTATGACCCTGTAGGTACTGGCATGGTGACAATCTTCCCTTTGATGGTCCTGGTGGAATTCTAGCTCACGCCTTCTTTCCTAAAACACATCGTCAGGGTGACATTCACTTTGATTATGATGAGTCATGGACTCTAGGAAACCACATGGGTAAGTgggtggatgatggatggagggagggatggatggatggagggagggagggagggagggagggagggagggagggatggaTGTTTTGCATTCCATAGCATCATCTATGAgttgttttttctatttcagTAAAATGTGAGAGAATCTttaaaccagtttttaaatCTTTGGGAGGGGGAGGGGTAGGGGGAGGGGTTTACAGCAGCACTATGGAATAATTACACACTATAATGaattagttttaaaaatgttttttagaacaattaggtgaaattgaatCATTTCTCACGGCACACAAGTGTGCCACGGCCCAgtggttgaaaacccctgctttagaataAATGAGGTCAGGGtcagtggggggagggggggtcatAGTTTAAATAAGGTGACCCTCAGGCATCAGCACCAACACTTTTAAACTAGTGTTTAATGACCTTTCACCTTTATATTCTATGTTTACATCTcttacattattatattatattctgatgttttattttaccatcaaacaatcagaataaatacttattattgtttattattttaccttGGTAACAATATCTTTATAAACACATTAACTTAATGTCAGGTGATATGATTAGTCATCGTTTCCATTCATTGGCTAATGTTAGTTCAGAGGTCAAATATaaagggctgcagattttaaatGAACCTTTTTAACATTAATGTTCACAAGTTTGAcatttccacatataaatgatacataaagcaATAAGTGGCAGATAtaaaatttcattgatttttttgactaatttttatttattttgaggaaattatgtgaaatattttcaggaaaatgtagttctttgaacaatttgagatttaaaatgactgcagtcatgtgataaaagcgtgggaaaaaTGTGATCCTTCATTAAAGTTGTGTAAATAGAAGATTTACAACTTACAtattattttttggtattttacaCAATCATTTATGTTTTCCTTTCTCCTGTGGGAAGAATTGGATGGTCtgaagcacgtgtcaaactcaaggcccggggaccaaatccggccctttagagcatccaattcagcccgcagaagaatgtaaatattacagagaaaacgtgaattattgtgtaaaaggCCAAATAATCCATATCTCAAATTGACCattttaatgaaactctacgatatttttatgagtttgtatttttgctttgtttatatcacataaacatttttaattgcaaaatcTGGAAAGGACTCTAAAATTTTctacaaatcttgcaatttctcacaaacaattgcacaaaattcctctaaattacacaaaaaattggtAATAAATTCATTCAAGAtgtttttaagtgaattgaactgacaTTGAAAACTGAgacacaatgatgttaaaatagtttttttttctccacctaaaatctgtggccgcTTGAGATCAAacgtccgtatttggcccttgaactaacacccctggtctaaagggccagatttggcccctggaccttgagtttgacacaaatgGATGATGtggtgtctagtgttgatggaTAAATAGCCTGTGTCACGAGTAAACCACAACAAAGCTGTTAAACGTAGTTTTCTCTCCACCTGCAGGTACGGACCTTCTCCAGGTGGCTGCCCATGAGTTTGGACACGTTCTGGGCCTGCAGCACTCCAACGTACCTGGAGCCATTATGTCTGCTTATTATTCCTTCTCATATCCACTCAAACTGAGTGAGGACGACAAGCAAGGCATCCAGTATCTGTACGGAACTCATCCTCAATCACTGGCCTCACCAtcacctcctcctgctcctcgtcctcctccagCTAAGACAGAGACTAATGAGATCATCACCACTGTGAGTGATTGACACAAACCTGCATATGATTGAGTGTGACTAAATAATATTGACTTTTCAGATTAAAGATGGAACGTGTAAAGGGCGAAAGAAGTTCATATAAAACAAAGTGGTTTTATGTTGATTCAGCTTTTAgtttcagagagagagagtaaagTATGGGTAGATTGTGATAAATTGTTATAAATAGTTGAAATGAACCTTTTTCTGGAACTAATGAattgatcaaaaataaacaagtcaTTGGGTGTTAGTGATTGGTTCATATAGAAGCGTCTGTTAGAGCCCCATAATTAATAACAACCCAATATgtaacaatcaatcaatcaatcttttatttgtatagcgccaaatcataaccaatggtatctcaaggcactttacagtagagcagtcttaaggacggactcttcatttatggatacacacatatgcatatatacgtatatacacatacatatgtatcccacacccaacatgaattcatcatggcggcaaggaaaaccttctgttaagcagcaggaaccttgtgtggatcccatcctatgatgaacagccatccacgttatgctgtgttgggtgtgtgcagaggaaagggtggagacagagttgttgagtctctgtaactccacactgaggatcccacggacctgcaagcaaaagccagaaggagaacaggagcaaacacacaaggaagaagcagacatagagggagtgttagagagaggaatgggaccctctccggtccctctctaacctaaatgacctctctcttaacgccctctccaacctctctccaaccgagcatgccagaccccccccccccccccccccccccggcagtctatgcctattgcatcttaattatgagctatgagctggttcctaactaaaagctttaccaaagaggaatgttttgagcctaaccttaaaggtagagagggtgtctgccccccgaaccgtggttggtagatggttccagagaagtggggcctgataactgaaagctcttcctcctatacgacttttagagacaaatggaacaacgagtagtccagcattttgagagcgtagtgttctggggggattgtatggcactacaagctccttgagatagactggtgcctgtccatttagggctttataagtgagaagaagaatcttgaattctattctatattttatgggaagccaatgcagagaggctaatacaggagtaatgtgatctcttctcctagttttagtcagtacacgtgctgcagcattttgaaccagctgaagtgtcttaagcgacttgctcgggcagcctgctaaaagagaattacaataatccagtctagaggtaacaaaagcatggactagcttttcggcgtcgccctgagacaggatagatctgattttagcaatgttacggagatgaaagaaggcagttcttgaagtttgttttatgtgagagttgaaggataaatcctgatcaaatagaaccccaaggtttctaacagttgtgctttgtgccagagtaatgccatctagggcagttaggctagcataggtttctctaaggtgtcgcgggcccagtacaatgacctcagtcttgtctgagttaagaagaagaacattttggtccatccaggccctaatgtcctttagacaggcctcaagtttagatagctgatttgtctcacctggcttcattgatacatacagttgggtatcatcagcatagcagtgaaagttaacagagtattttctcataacattaccaagggggatcatatagatacagaagaggattggacctagcacagagccctgaggaaccccgtagcttactttagtgtacacagaagacttattattcacgtgtacaaactggtacctatcagataggtaggacttaaaccagtttagggcagtccctgtgattccaagtaattcctctaatctctctagtagaatatagtgatctatagtgtcaaaagctgcactaagatctaataaaaccagcactgagagtcgtccttcatctgaagcccagagtagatcattagttactttaactaaagcagtctctgtgctgtgttgagctctaaaacctgactggaagtcctcgaacaggctgttgttttgaagaaattcacagagctgagccgccacaaactttctcaagaatctttgaaataaaaggaagattagatataggcctgtagtttgctaaagtgctggaatcaagagtaggttttttgagaaggggtttgattacagctactttaaaggactgtggcacgtagcctattgatagggatatatttattgtctccaacaaagatgggcagactaggggaacaacttctttaaacagcttagttgggatcggatctgaaaggcaggtcgatggtttggaggatgaaataatagagttaagttcctgaagtcctatatgtgtgtgaaacagtttaggttaggcctatttacatttaatggtacagcaggcccaggtgaaggcagggagtggctaattttatctctaatcttatgaattttatggttaaaaaatgtcataaagtcctcacagctgagggctagaggaatcatgggctcaatagagctctgactttgtgttagcctggctacagtgctgaaaaggtacctcggattatttttattttcttcaattagtgaggaatagtatgtagatcgactatgtcgtaaggctgtcatgtatttactatggctttcttgccagagtattcgtgactcctctgttttattggagcgccacattctctctaatttacgggttgtttgtttgagtgtgtgagtttcagagctaaaccacggagctttcctctgacgtttaatagtttttttccctcaatggggcaattgagtccaaggtggattttagtagactagcagagctatcgacaagcagatccagttgagaggggttataattaatatcatagttatttattggatggtgcactgagtttaaggcagcaggaatggcctctttaaatttagccacagcactattggacagatttctactcgtaactattttattgcacagtgcgagatcctctaggataatgttaaaaagatattaaaaagtgatctgatagcagaggattttcagggtagacttttagttcattaatatcaaggccatatgttagaacaagatcaagagtatgatttaaacgatgagtagcttcattaatagtttgaaaaaagccaaactgagtctattagggtcataaaggctgagctcaggctatcactatctttgtccacatggatattaaaatctcctactatcagtattttatcagaactgaggactaagtttgatataaactcagagaattctgatagaaattcagaataagggcctggaggacagtaaattatcacaaataagactggctggaaggtttttgatttggtatgagataaatttagaaccaggctttcaaaggaagtgtaactggcctttggtttaggatagattaggagagaggaatgataaatagctgctacaccacctccacggcctatgtctcgtggcatatgagtatttaaatgactgggaggagtggcttcatttaaactaacatattcatcttgatacagccatgtttcagttaaacagaataaatcaaagttattttctgagataaggtcatttactagtagagatttggatctcagtgatctaatatttaatagagcacatctaatgcttttatgttttggtgtttctagatttgagattttaatttttttcagatttttataattgatagctcttttatttgattttatgttaaaatcattgtgaaatatgggtcgggggacagacaccgtctccataaaataatattcatcaccatcacaacagttgtcatggcgatgaacacagctatcataatagcaatgggagggaaactgtcctaaggcaagcgcagaggggcgtggaggactccccctctgtaacatggtctcattcatgagatgtcataacagtgactgtgccatgttttctgatagtagagatgctccctccaaagtaggatggattccatctcttcctatcaggttcggttttccccagaaggatctccaattatcaatgaagcccacctcgttttctggacaccacctcgatagccagcggttaaatgatgacatgctataggctatacatgtcatcactggtcagatttggtaagggaccagagaaaacaAGACCccaatagtttttaaaaatacgtaataaaacccaaagtgtaataactggtcaagaatggaggattaggattaggattaggattaggattagaaTTAGGACCACTggaaaaaactaaacacaaaaaCTGATCCAATAGTGGAAGAACTTctcttgatttttattttgaggttttttttttttgccttttttttctgcttatttataagtttttattttttattttcatttgttacTATTTCAGGACATCAACAATGAATAACCGAATTTTCTGATTTTCTGCGTCAGCGAGAGGTATGAGGAATGTCTGCTCTGAATGAtcagtttctttcaaaaaaaaaaaaaaaaaataataataataataataataatgttaataataataataataataataatgttattaataataataatgttaataataataatagtaatgttaataataataataatgttaataataataataatagtaatgttaataataataataataataatgttattaataataataataatgttattagtaataataataataatgttaataataataataatgttattaataataataacaataatgttaTTAATTATAATGAATGTGTGTTCCTAGCAGCCTGATGTCTGCCACACTGACTTTGATGCCGTGTCCATGATCCGAGGGGAACTGTTCTTCTTTAAGTCAGGCTTTGTTTGGAGGATCAGGGAGGGACATCTAGAACATGGCTACCCAGCACTGGCCTCCCGTCATTGGAGGGGGATCCCCCACAACATAGAGGCAGCCTTTGAAGACAAAGCTGGGAACATTTGGTTCTTCCAAGGTACGTAACTAAATAACTGAAGCTCCTTTAATGTGGTCTATAGCTTTAATGGTTGAATGATTGACAGATGTGatcagtaaaaatataatgcaaaTGTTTATGGTATTTTCCTCTGAAAGCTAGGTGGCTACGCTAAGTccgttttaatctgaaattatCAGCTAAGATAATTTCACTCTTTACAGACTAAATAGATGTAGATGTGTTCCTGatgcactcacacacaaacatgttcatgTGTCTCTTGTGGagctttttagtttatttagtagctttttagttcatttagtagctttttagtttatttagtagctttttagatcatttagtagctttttagatcatttggtagctttttagatcatttagtagctttttagatcatttagtagctttttagttttatttgtagctttttagtttatttagtagttttttagtttatttagcagctttttagtttatttagtagctttttagtttatttagtagttttttagtttatttagcagttttttagtttatttagtagctttttagtttatttagtagctttttagatcatttagtagctttttagatcatttagtagctttttagtttatttagtagctttttagatcatttagtagctttttagtttatttagtagctttttagtttatttagtagcttttttagatcattagtagcttttagtttatttagtagctttttagatcatttagtagctttttagtttatttagtagctttttagtttatttagtagctttttagtttatttatagctttttagatcatttagtagctttttagtttatttagtagctttttagatcatttagtagttttAGTTATTTAGCAggcttttagtttatttagtagctttttagtttatttagtagctttttagtttatttagcagctttttagtttatttagtagcttttagtttatttagtagctttttagatcatttagtagctttttagtttatttagtagctttttagatcatttagtagcttttagtttatttagtagctttttagattatttagtagctttttagtttatttagtagctttttagtttatttagtagttttttagtttatttagcagctttttagatcatttagtagctttttagtttatttagcagctttttagtttatttagtagctttttagtttatttagtagctttttagtttatttagtagctttttagatcatttagtagctttttagtttatttagcagctttttagatcatttagtagctttttagtttatttagcagctttttagtttatttagtagctttttagtttatttagtagctttttagtttatttagcagctttttagtttatttagtagctttttagtttatttagtagctttttagttatttagtagctttttagatcatttagtagctttttagtttattagtagctttttagatcatttagtagctttttagatcatttagtagctttttagtttatttagtagctttttagatcatttagtagctttttagttcatttagtagctttttagtttatttagtagctttttagatcatttagtagctttttagatcatttagtagctttttagatcatttagtagctttttagtttatttagtagctttttagtttatttagtagctttttagatcatttagtagctttttagtttatttagtagctttttagatcatttagtagctttttagtttatttagtagctttttagatcatttagtagctttttagttcatttagtagctttttagtttatttagtagctttttagatcatttagtagctttttagttcatttagtagctttttagatttatttagtagctttttagatcatttagtagcttttagtttatttagtagctttttttagatcatttagtagctttttagatcatttagtagctttttagatcatttagtagcttattttagttcattagtagctttttagttatttagtagctttttagatcatttagtagctttttagtttatttagtagcttttttagatcatttagtagctttttagtttatttagtagctttttagatcatttagtagttttttagtttatttagcagctttttagatcatttagtagctttttagtttatttagtagctttttagttcatttagtagctttttagtttatttagtagctttttagatcatttagtagttttttagtttatttagcagctttttagatcatttagtagctttttagtttatttagtagctttttagatcatttagtagctttttagtttatttagtagctttttagatcatttagtagctttttagatcatttagtagctttttagttcatttagtagctttttagtttatttagtagctttttagtttatttagtagctttttagatcatttagtagctttttagttcatttagtagctttttagtttatttagtagctttttagtttatttagtagctttttagtttatttagtagctttttagtttatttattagctttttagtttatttagtagctttttagtttatttagtagctttttagtttatttagtagctttttagtttatttagtagctttttagtttatttagtagctttttagtttatttagtagctttttagtttatttagtagctttttagtttatttagtagctttttagtttatttagtagaCAGTTGAagtccttctatcctcagggtttgtgtgttttgtgtgtcagtGATTTATTCTCTAACTTCAGACGTTAGAGCTACTGATAGATTTGAAAAACCAAACTAATGATGCCACAGAACAGAGCTGATAATGTGATAAAGTGATGATGATATCTTCTCCACAGGTGAGAACTACTGGGTGTTTGATGCTGAGATGCCCATCCGGGGTCCAGAGCCCCTCGGTGCTTTAGGTCTGTCTGTTTCTGGGGTTCAGGCAGCTCTACGCTGGGGCCACGATCCAAACTACAACACCTACTTCATCAAGTCAGGCAGTTACTGGAGGTTCAGCCCCCAGGACAGCAGAGTGGAGTCTGTTAATCCACGCAGCATGAAAGACTGGAGCAACATCCCTGATGAAGTAGATGCTGCGTTCAGGGACATTTATGGTAGGATTCAttcaaaaaatcatttttatttctatgttatgttaaggttttgtttattcagacaaagtgTTTCAGGAAATGTTCATCTCTGACATGTTGGTGTACCATAGTTACCAGTTTGTGTTACAAATGCTTATCCTTACACTTAATAGGAATCACATGTCTGTGAGGGGCTGCTGTAGA from Gouania willdenowi chromosome 9, fGouWil2.1, whole genome shotgun sequence encodes:
- the LOC114469751 gene encoding stromelysin-3-like → RGRRRCGVPDYPAPREEHYPKAARQRRFVLYGGRLEKADLTYRIVRFPWQINEEKVRRVFKEALKIWSEVTPLTFTEIHSGKADIHIDFTRYWHGDNLPFDGPGGILAHAFFPKTHRQGDIHFDYDESWTLGNHMGTDLLQVAAHEFGHVLGLQHSNVPGAIMSAYYSFSYPLKLSEDDKQGIQYLYGTHPQSLASPSPPPAPRPPPAKTETNEIITTQPDVCHTDFDAVSMIRGELFFFKSGFVWRIREGHLEHGYPALASRHWRGIPHNIEAAFEDKAGNIWFFQGENYWVFDAEMPIRGPEPLGALGLSVSGVQAALRWGHDPNYNTYFIKSGSYWRFSPQDSRVESVNPRSMKDWSNIPDEVDAAFRDIYGYAHFIRGRQYWKMDPVSMNSLEGYPRYVSIDFFGCHKM